CCAAATTGTGAATATGCATAGGGttatttaatgtttaaattGATGCGCTTGTTGAATTAGTTGTTTTAAAAAGTTGGGCCAACCAACCGTATCAGTAAAAATAGCTGAAAGAATCATACTATACGGCTAATCGCTGTTGTTACGTCATAGAAATATAGTATGCTTTCAGCTACTTACCTATTGGCTCGTACGGTTGGCccaactaacccccttattcataaacgtttactaaagttaacaagccgataataatcgtttgtccctttccgacatattagtatgatggaaagggacaaacgattattatcggcttgtcaactttcgtaaacgtttatgaataagggggtaagtaaaTAGTCATATCGGCAGGGAGCTTGGGAAAGGCATTATACTTTGTGTAGTACAAAAGCGTGAAGTGCGAGCGCGGATCCGTCTCACATTCCTGAAGAGAGCAAATTACAGATGTTCGGCCGGAGCTGGATGCCAAATATGTgtaataattgttttatttctgaTCGATCATAatgtataacaataaataactaAGACCAGTAAAGAgtattcatgaaaataatacaCCTTCCcatcttagggtggtattctacctgtccaatgtctgtgcgtctcactctctcactaaagcaaaatgtgaaacGTACAAGACACATTCGACAAAGAAATTGAATAGGTAAAAAACCACCCTCATTTACGTGAAGTCGAACTATTGTTAGCCGGTAGGTTAAAAAAAGTAAGTAGAAGTACCTATAAGGGTTAAATTGATCAACACTTTATAATAGTACTGTTCAACAATATTACTGGATttagaaaatatatatatgtactcgtatattaGTTACTCGTAATATGACTGCTCTTTTACTGTAAACGAAGTAACTTCGAATCCCGTGAAGATATTTCATGATTCATGAtgaataaaaatactaaaacaattCTTATGCGTGGTTGGATGAAACACCCAGAAATGGCAACAGTATACAGTATGTACATAGTTGTCCATATCAGTACTCTGACTTGTGATTTATCattactcttggaaaatatatcaCAAATCTcgaaaatataaaacatttttaataatcACGAGGCTATAGGTTTACTACCCAACAATTAACATAAACTCCCCATTAAATATTGAATCCCACGCCAGCGTTTAACTAGCGGTTGTTGCTCGTAAAACAACTTAATTGCCGCCTAATTGACAACGTGATTGGTACTACTAAGTATCCCATTAAGGGGCTTGCGAAATTAACACCCTGTCACGGATTGATTTAATCATCTGATTAGAGGGTGCTTCATTTTGTAAAATCTACTGTCCTTTCTGGATTTGCGAGGATGTCGATTCTGAaggtatatatgtcggcggccgatcgtaagatcaggcatatcgtgaaattcctaggtatatcgtgaaacgtgaaaatctttgactcgttccctgagtcgacggagccccgctagttctgggcagtttgcccttcgggcatctaaagcaacctaacgaacttATCCTACATATATATTGTTTTAATGttactatcgtcaaaacattacacaggaacattacgagccccgatgcaaatgatttcgtctagttccgcgcaacaattttgtttattttaataaattttacacatgaacatataatgacccagtaatgggaaccataatagcaatgtttaatgtagtttattttgatcgtataataaaattgcatgagacttttattgctgaaaaaaaggagttttcaaaaacgttgtccaaatcatattctcctctcttacagcactgctgcatgcatgggctcgaaacaaaattttcagtacattggcagagccctattgctttccctggtaatagcccttttcacatatgttgtaatcctacccgtcaaaaaaaaaaacattattttttttcttgcagtacaaacggtatttcttgtatttggatttagttattgcagagtattaccatataaaattaaattacattagtataagcattaaatattagcaatttttaaacaaaaacattatttttgaacaaacgcgagaacctcaaaaaatggggtcacctgacgaaaacatatgcatcggggctcgtacgaTATGCCTTTTCTTACGATCAGCCGCCGACATAATATATAGGTTCCTATCATTATATATTTCTTGAAACTTTGGTATGTTGGAGCTCTTAACGGATcccaataggtacagtcagcagcagaagttactaagcgggcgaggtgttcaaaattaccttgacgcgctcttattctcttaaaaataaagtcgcgttaagattattttgaacagcttagcttagcaactattgctgctgactgtaggtagACTAGGTACTTGGACCCTCAAAGAATTATTGAAATAAGACAAATAGTGTCCATCGGTGACGTAATAAGACCACGCTGTATAACACTGATACATTTTAAATCAGTTTTACACCTTATAATCCTCAACAACCTAATTAATAACATgggtacctattattattaaattagcaacttatgtgaCAACTGTGACAAGCCTTGCTTCGCTTCTAGCTTGCTTCTAGAAAGGGCACATTTGGTATATGCGAAACTCACGCCATGACGACCACGTATTCAGCATTCGAAGCTTTCAGGCCACATTTCAACGCGCTCGCCTATGTGGCCTATTTCAAGATAGTCCCTAAACCATCGTCTGGATTAAAGCATACTTTGCACACCGCATATCGCGGATTTGTATGGTTTTTGGTTACAATTTATAACCTGCAGCATGTCATACGAGTTATTCAGGTATTGTTAATTAAACCGTTACTCTAAAATCAGCTCTTACGTGAGTAAGAGTAATTAAATACGAAGATACTCGAATCctcgtaggtacctaattttatgtaaatcatattttatatatattaacttaaggcaggcgtggctcactccgcgatttcgtcgctttgctacaggtagctaaaagtccatccgttcgaccccaattttggggtttgccataagccgcgcgtggcgctgtcgccacctagcggccatatctgtgctgatcgtgacagacgcgttttgttagagagtgagtcttctgtacctaactagtactattatttattctgtgcttaagGAAGCTGACTGAATGCTAAACGTACTGTACTAAAAATAATTTTCcattattttggaatccaggAGGGTATGTtaaggccaccccacactataaTAGCGTCTTTTGAACGTTGGGGTTTAGTCAGAGCTATGGAAAATGCCgtcactgcgcagttgcgccataACGTCGCGctgagcagcagccatagagttgactagatgCTGACGCTCAGAAGATGCTAGTGTGAGGTGGCTCTTACGGTATGGTATTGAATGCAGGCGCGCCACAGCACGGAGCAAGTAGTGAACACGCTGTTCGTACTTCTGACCACGCTCAACACGCTGGGGAAGCAGCTGGCCTTCAACACGCGCGTCGAGCGCATGGACCGACTCATCGCCACTATAGAAGGTGCATAGTGGACATAATACAGCACGATCGTGAACACTGTGACCGTCTAGCAATTTTTAATAAGAATAGCGGAGCAGGGAGCTAAGTATGACTTCGCTCTTTACTCTTAATAGCTGAGCATCATACCTGTTGCCTTTAGCGCACGTTGCTGACGCATGAACGGCATCATAATCTTCATCGCTGCTCTTACACAAGGTATAAATATACCTAGAGTAAATGAATAAGGTAATGAAAGCCTTGCAGAGTGGTATAACTGATCATCAGACATAGGAATCCGCGGGCAAATTGTGAATTAAGACTTTATGTTTGGCACTTATGGTActaattacaacaaaatttaTGCCGATTAGgcaattaaaaacaaatttttaactattttgttgtaattagtACCATAAGTGCACAAACATAAAGTCTTAATTGACAATTTGCCCCGCGCCTTTGATCTCGCCATAAGTTTTGCCTGCGCCGTATTTGCGTTGCACAAACGCGGTTTTAGGTTTTTCTATAGCAGGGAACCATGTAAGTATTATGTAAAAACAAGCAACGCGAATATTTGAGCGAAGTGAATTAACAATTAAGATGGCGTCCTCGCCATCAGAAGCGAgattattaagtaagtacctaagaaaTAATTGAAAATGAAATTGATACCTAACTAAACGTTGTTTTCTTTTTGTTAATACTCCTTTTCTATCCAAGGACCTCTGTTTACGGCTTGCAACGCCTACGACTTGAAGGTGATGCGCAGACACGCTTGGATCATGTCTCGAATGCTGACGATGTACCACGGTTCTATCTACCTATGCGGCGCTATGTGGGGGATCTCCCCGCTGGTCACCAAGCTTTCGGGAGAGGTGGAACTCACTGGATACTTCCCGTTCGACACTAGCGACTGGATGGGGTGTGTACCTACTAATCAGATGATGTCTCCATCTATCTGTGCAGTGCCATGGAGCCTGTAATTGTATTCGAAAGAACCTCAAATTAAACTGATACCAAAGTAAGGgatatttaaatgaaaatgaataGAATTAAGAATCCCCGCTCTTCCACAGTTAACGATATGAAAACTGCTACCATATGATTATAACATCTATAAAACAATAAGCTTattagttacctacctacttgataTTATGAGAACCTACTTATACGTAAATTACTATTTCAATACCTAGTTGTGTGCCCACGTTCCTCAGGACAAATCTATGACATGACCACAATATTTAACGTTCACTAATAAACACTACCAGGGACTGTTCGTGGACTTATATTAGGTATTAGTATAATACAGGGGTCCCCTGTACCTACTTGTTAACCTACCTTAGTAATTATtgtttaacttttttaaatgatcgCTTCTTCTTTAGAATAAAAACCCATACCCACATACCTTTCAGATTCAAATGTTATTTAAAGCTTTTCATGAATTCCAGGTTTGGAATAGCAGTAGCATTCAACACAATAGTGATAACATTGCAAGGCTACGGCCATGTGACTATGGACTGCACGATCGTCTCCTTCCACGCCCAGACCAAGACCCAACTGCAGATTTTGCGCAACAGTCTCGAGCACCTGGTGGACCCCGTGGGGGACACGGGAAGGGAGATATGTGTTCGGTCGACGGTTTATAAGGATATTGAAGATCCAGCGTTTGGGGTGGTGCTGAAGAAAAGAATAACGCGCTGTGTAGAGCACTACAAACTGATAGTGTGGTATGATAGCGTTATTCCAGCTTTTTGCCTGTATCTCATGAGAGCTTGGAgttcgcttggcaactaatctcgAGAGTGGCgtgggcactagtttttacgaaagtgactgccatctgggctataaccgcgaaaatcgaaattcgctaATTACGGGCAtctctctctgtcactctttttacgccttcattggagtaaaagagaaagatcctagcaatttgcgaatttcggctTACACGGTAGCCCCTcgatctgaccttccaaccccgaggggaaactaggccttattgggattagactggtttcctcacgatgtattccttcaccgaaaagcgactggtaaaaatCAAATGCAATGATATATCGTGCGAAGGTacctaagttccgaaaaactcattgttaCATACGAGCCGGCGGGTTTTTAATCCCCGCAACCTTCGAATCAAAagacgcacgctcttaccgctaggctaccagtgCTCTAGTGTGGTATGATATTGATACAATTattgcaataaaattatata
The sequence above is drawn from the Cydia fagiglandana chromosome 7, ilCydFagi1.1, whole genome shotgun sequence genome and encodes:
- the LOC134665846 gene encoding odorant receptor 46a-like, which produces MTTTYSAFEAFRPHFNALAYVAYFKIVPKPSSGLKHTLHTAYRGFVWFLVTIYNLQHVIRVIQARHSTEQVVNTLFVLLTTLNTLGKQLAFNTRVERMDRLIATIEGPLFTACNAYDLKVMRRHAWIMSRMLTMYHGSIYLCGAMWGISPLVTKLSGEVELTGYFPFDTSDWMGFGIAVAFNTIVITLQGYGHVTMDCTIVSFHAQTKTQLQILRNSLEHLVDPVGDTGREICVRSTVYKDIEDPAFGVVLKKRITRCVEHYKLIVWFHNEVEALFAEALMFQFFVVAWVICMTMYKIVGLSLLSAEFFSMFVYLGCMMGQLFIYCYYGTQVKAESEFINDSIYRCDWVSLSPQFRALLLIQMSRCMRPVAPRIALIIPMSLETYISVLRSSYTLFTFLERK